The window CCGGTTACTTTAACAAGTTGCACTTGTCAGCACATCCAAACTTATCAATTTGAGATAAAGAGATTACTAATTTTGAAGGCAGCTCTTCAACGAAGAACGTCAGAGGCATCGCAGGCAGGGACTAATGGAGGATGCGCGAAGCAGTAAGGGCGTGCGAAGAATGAAGAGCGAACAACAAAACCACGAAGACAACAACTGAAGAGCCGTAGTTGGCTGAGTCGTTTAAGCAGAAGTGCAGGACGATGCCTTCTTAACACACAGAAAGAAAGGTAATAGGTCTCAGTTGCATACCACATCCACCACATAAGTTTTTTAATGACAGAATCAGAAGCAAACATAACTATAGATAAAGTTGAAACCTTAACCGAAGTCAAGAAGTTGACGTCAGGTCTCAGTACTCCTAGCAGGCAGAGCTAAAGAGTAACTTCTCTCAGAGAACAATGCATCGGATACAGGCTTCAGGTCTAACTCCGGCTGCGGCGATACCTGGGAGAGCAGTCCAGTATGAGGATAGGACACGGTAATTTTTATGAAGAAATGCAACAAAGGAGACAGGTGATATTTCCACAGAATCTGCATTACCCTTTAGCATCAGGAGAATCATCCCTGGCACGGACCGGTGACTTGCTATAGCTGCGACCACGGGCTGGGGCTGGAGAAGCACTGCGGCGTCTTGGAGAGCGATCACGAGGGCTGTAACTTCTGTTTGCAGAGTAGTTAGTTTCTAAGAGTTCATTCCTTCAATCATAATCCGTGCATAAACGACCACAAAGTAGAAGGCGCACATAACCaacaataacaaaaagtaaaaaaatcAGGCACCCGAGCTTGTCATGGTAGGTAAAAGAACTCTTAAAGAACAAGCAACCATTTTTAACATAAACAGTATACAACGAAATGAACAGAGCTAACCTAAACAAAAGGCTTAAAATACTGAATGCATTAACAAAATTTGTTACCTTCTGCCATAGCTCGGACTCCTGCGGTACCTAGGACTGCGGCTCCGGCTGCGGCTCCGGCTGCGACGCCTTCCACTGCCCAGACCACCAGAACCAATACGCAGACGACATTCACGAGCAAAATGCCCAGATTCACCACATTCATAGCATTTCATATCAGACCCACCACGATCacgaccgccgccgccaccaccaccaccaccaccacgacctCCACGGTCACCACGGTCATTGCGAGACAGCTCAACCCTCCACCCATTCTTGCCTATTAAAAGAGAAACAATACTTTAGATTACGATCTACGGTCATGGATGAGATAACAAAGTGTGCATCTGAAAAAGCAAAGTTCATGATCTAAGAACCCAGAAAGATTGTCTAATGGCTAGGATGTGTGTATAATCTGAAAGGAAAGAGATTATTTTCTAAGTTTAAAAGAAAAGAGATTATTTTCTAAGTTCTAACCATTGAAAGCTTGCTTCCTTAACCAAAAAGATGAGCAAAAAAGACTGCAAGTTCTACATGTTTTTGCTAATCAGACATTTGCCATTAAAATCAGATCCAGGAAACAAAGTAATGATGTAATGTCCTGCCCAAGATTCAAACAAGCCTCCACAAGAaaaatggttacattaccatctagATCACGAAGTGCATCCTCAGCATCCCGCTTGTCATCAAAATCGATAAACGCAAAACCAGGTGGCTTACGTGCAACCCAGACACTACATTGAACACAAGAGTCAGTCCAACATGTCAAGAGATAGAGAAAATCTTAATCTACACCAAGCCATTGAGTAGTTACAAAGGAACAATTGATCATCTCATCAACTGAATGATACAGGTCTCCACCTCAAAAGATATGAAGTTCTGAACCACACTATTCTAAAGAAAAATGTGTTCAAGGTTCAAACACACTTAAATAAGCACCATGTCTCGGTGGTCCAAAAACTCAATTTAAAAGTCCATACTTGTACATCAGAGATAGGAGTTCTTAAGACAAGCACCTCTAGAAGTAGAAAGCATTTCACTGGATAGTAGGACATGTTTGAACATATCAATTGCAAAAAGAGTCGATTCAAACATGAATGAAATTAACTAAATAACAACTTTAATTGTCAACAACATAATTGCTTCAAAGATCCAACATCCCTTTATAAGCACTGGCATGCATGATTTTCCTTGCGGTACACAATAAGTGAATTCACGCATCAAAAAAAATCCATATAAAGAAAATACTGCAAACGCAAACTGTAATGAAACTGACCTTCGCAAAACTCCAAACACACGGAACTCGTCTTCAAGTTCCCCAGCAGTCACCCGGGCATCCAAGTTGCCAACATACAAGCGGGCCATGGTGAACAAATCCCTGGGTTTAGTAAAGAGAGAAACCAGTTATAATGAGGATTCCTCGTCCCGAGGTATATGAGCAATACGGCACGAAAGGCCGACAAGATTATATACACTTTTAGATCACCAACTGCATGTTACACAACGTAAGCATATCTAGCAAATTCCCCGAACTATTTACGGAGAACGGTCGCTCTAGTTACCCCAATTCAAATCCAGACAAAATAGCAACAATATCCTAGGCCCAGATCTGAAATCTGAAGATCTGGAGAGTCCACCAATTCAACTACAGCCTTAACTAAAGGTCCCCGAATTTTCAACATCGCATACTCCCTAACATCGTGCGGAAAACAAACGCAACAACTGAGGGGGGTGATTCCACGAATATTTCGA is drawn from Triticum dicoccoides isolate Atlit2015 ecotype Zavitan chromosome 6B, WEW_v2.0, whole genome shotgun sequence and contains these coding sequences:
- the LOC119323199 gene encoding serine/arginine-rich splicing factor RSZ21-like codes for the protein MARLYVGNLDARVTAGELEDEFRVFGVLRSVWVARKPPGFAFIDFDDKRDAEDALRDLDGKNGWRVELSRNDRGDRGGRGGGGGGGGGGRDRGGSDMKCYECGESGHFARECRLRIGSGGLGSGRRRSRSRSRSRSPRYRRSPSYGRRSYSPRDRSPRRRSASPAPARGRSYSKSPVRARDDSPDAKGYRRSRS